The bacterium genomic interval CGCACGAAAGACGGATACGAGATCGCGTTCACCGCGCCGGGCGACGACTGGCGCTGCGGCACGGCGGCGGCGTACGACATCCGCTACGCGGCAAGCGCGGCGGATCTCGCCGATCCGGCGAGCTTCTTGTCCGCGTCGAGCGTCCCCGCGCCCGCGCCGGCTATGGGCGGGCAAACCGTCAGCGTGGACGTGGACGCCGACGAAGACGATCTGTGGTTTGCGATCCGCTCCGTGGACGACGCGGGCAACCTGTCGCTCATCAGCGCGCCAGCCAACGAGAGCACGGCGGATGACGACACGGGCGACGACGACGTCGACGACGATTCCGACGACGATTCGGACGACGACGCATCCGATGACGACGACGCGGCGGACGACGACGATACGCTTCCCGCGGACGACGATGACGATGACGACGACGGAGGATGTTGCGGTTGCTGACCCCTGGGAGCGCAGGCGTCCCGCCTGCTTCGTTGCGATGTCAGAGCCGCGCGCGTGAGCAAGCGGCCTTCCCGGGAGCGCAGGCGTCCCGCCTGCTTCGTTGCGATGTCAGAGCCGCGCGCGTGTGCAAGCGGCCTCCCCATACGCCAGGCGAGACGGCCGCACGGAAGTCCGACGACACTTCATTGCGATGAAAAACCGGCCTTCGACATGACGCACCCACAAAAACCACGCGGCGCCCTCCATGTCGAAACGGCCCCTCCCCGGGACCGCAGGTGTCCTCACCTGCTTATCCGCGCGCTCGTACTGGCGATGCTACTCGCCTATGTCGCCACGCTCGCGGGTTGCGCGGGCGATGACGACGACGACAGCGACAGCGACAGCTACAGCGACGTCGACAGCGAAACCGCGATCTGCGATACGCCCTTCGAACGCACACTGCCGTTTTGCGAAGATTATTGCCGCGTGATCGAGGATCTTCGTGACGCCAAAGTCTGCGGGCCGGACCCGACGGGCGACGAAAACACCGCGTGCAAGCCCGGCCCCGGCCCGAGCGGTTATCAGGCGACGGACGAAGCTTACACCGACTATTGCGAATGCCGAACGCAGTCGCAGGCGCTGTGGCTAGATTGCGTCAATGCGTGTTTGGAACCGTGTGGCGGCATCGACGTTTGAGGCGGTGGATCGCAGGATCAATAAGGGAGCGGGTACGGCTATGACGCAGACGCCAAAATGACAAACCGCAAAAAACCACGCTGCGCCCTTCCCGCCGCAACGGCCCCTCCCCGGGACCGCAGGTGCGTGGCGCGCCATAGCTTCGCCGAAGGCGTTGCGACGGCGGGTCCTCACCTGCTTTGGCGCGCGTTCGTTCTTGCGACGCTCGTCGCCGTCGTCGCGACACTCGCCGGTTGCGCAGGTGATGACGATGATGACGATGACGCCGACGAAGACATCTGCGCGTCGCGCCCCGACGGCTACTATCAACAGTGTGAAGCCGACTGCAGCGACGTCGCGGAGCAATACCGCGACACCGAGTGCGGCGCCGACCCGACGGGCGAGGAGGATGGGGCGTGCGTCCCGTATGGCGAAGGCCAATACGAACCGACCGACGACGCCTATGCGGATTATTGCGAGTGCCTCGGAACCGTCGGCCAGGTTTGGCTCGATTGCTACAACGAGTGCGCCGCGCCGTGCGGGTATGCAGTGCCGTAGCGGGGCCGGATGTGTTTCTTCCGAGTTGCCTTCGCTCGGCATGAACGGGGAAACCGCTTGCTGACGCGCGCGGCTCCGTTCGTCACAACGCGCAACGCGGTCGTGCGTCAGTTGAGGTCGCCGCGCGCGGCTTTCGGCGATTTCGTCAAATCGAGAAACCGCCCGATTTTATCCGGCGAATGGCGCATGATAAAGCCGCAATTCTGGCAGCACACGATCAGCGAGAGGATCTTCGTATGACGCCCGCCCTTTGCCTTGGGGTCCGGCATCGATTTGGGAATCTCGTGGCGGATGTAGCCATCGATAATCGCGAATTCGTCGTGTCCGCAGCGTTCGCACGGGATGTGCGTCGCGTGTTGTTTTTTCAGCCAGTCTCCGAATCGAAGGGAGTGCGGCTTTGGCTTGTGCCTGATGAATTTGTCACGAGACATCGGTGCCGCTCCGCGGATGGAATCCCGTCCGGAATTGTTCCGCGATGCCGAGAACGTCCGCGTTATGCTCAACCAAATATCGGCAGTTCTTGCACGCCAGGCTGACGCACACGAAACCCGCCTTCATTGATTCCGGATTATGGGGTTTTTCCTCCCCGCGCACGTACATGGGGTGAAAAACAAAGCCGGGCAAAATGGTCCAGCTATTTTGCCCGCATCGGCCGCAAGGCTTGATCGCGCCAACCTTCGTCAACGCCGCCTTGACGGAGTTCATGTATTCATCCCAGTTGATGTCCACGTCTCATCCCCCGCGTGAAATATTCGATCCACGAACCGCGCATTCCGCCACCCCGCCGCGGCGGGGTGACGTCATTTGCGGCACTGACATCGCGACGAAGCAGGCGGGACGCCTGCGCTCCCGGAGCCGATCCTTCGCTCACGCTCAGGAGGCGTTCGGCGTTCCAGGGAAGCGTTCGCACCGGCACGCGCGCACGAACCTATTTCCTCTTTCCTGTTTCCTGTTTTCTCACCTTCGCTACTTCAGCAGCACCTCGATCTTCTGCATGAACGTCCCGATGTCCTTCGCGTACTCCGGCGAACCTTCGGTGACGAGGTAGCCTTTCGCGACCGCCTCGACGAGGAGCGCCTGGCTTGTCAGCACCAGGAACGCGCCGTCCATCGTCGTGAAGCGCATGTGGATGAACGGGCGCTTACGCGTGTATTCGCCGCGGCCGGATTTGCTGCGTCCGCCTTTGACGCGCAGGTACGCCGCGGGCCCGCCGTCGACGCTCCACTGGAAGATGCGATCGGGCTGGTTTTTCGTCCAGTCGACCATCGACGGATCGCCCATCCGGTTCAGCCGGCTGAGCGCGTTCGTGATCATGTAGAGGACCATCTTCACTTTCAGCGCGCGGCCGGCGGGGTCTTTCGGGAGATTTTTCGGATCGAGGATCTTCAGCCCCAACAGAAGCGGCAGCACGCGCAAGATGACGTCCAGGCGCCACAGCGGCGTGATGCGCGGCATATACGCGAGCCCCACCTTGCCGCCAAAAAATCCGTTCAGCGCGGTCTTCGTCGGAAAGACGAACCTGACCGTCGGCTTCTCGTACCGCCCAAGTTTCGCCTCGATCTCGCCGTTTACGAAAACGAGATGCGTCGCGAGGGCGTCCTCGTTTTTCACCTCGAATTGCACGATGGCGTTGAAACCGCGAAGGAGCTTGTCGTATTTCGCCTTGTGCTCCTCGCGCAGCACCTTCGCGAGCGGCAGCGCGCTGCGCAGATACAAAATCGAACGCGCCGTGTCGTCGTCCGGGCGGACGCGCGGCGCGGCGGATTTCGGGTCGGCGAGGTTTTCGGCGGTCGCTAGCATGAGGATTGAGGATCGAGGATAGAGGATTGAGTGGAACCGCCGTCGACGCGCCAGACGATCGAAGAATTCACCGCAAAGGCGCAAAAAACGCGAAGCGGCATCGAATCACGGATTGTGTGGACTAAATCCTCGATCCTCAATCCTCGATCCTCCATTCAGATCTCGTCTTCCCAGTCCTCGTCCTGTTCGAAATCGCGTTTCATCACCTCGCCGATGGCCTCTTCGATGCCGTCGGCGTCGATCTTGTTGATGTGCATGAGGTCTTCGGGGTAGCCGGCGGGCGTGAACGAATCCTGCACGCCGAGCTTTTTCAGCACGCATCCCTTGCCACTTTGCGCGATGACGTCCGCCACCGCGCTGCCGAGGCCGCCGAGCACGTTGTGGTCCTCCACCGTGATGATGCGGCGCGTATCGACAAGCGCGCGCATCACGGCTTCCTCATCGAGCGGCTTGATGGTGTGCATGTCCAGGACGCGCACGGAGAGCCCCTGCTGCTTGAGGCGATCGGCCGCATCGAGCGCATGATAGACGCACCACCCGCACGCGATGACGGTGACATCCGCGCCCTCGCGCAACTCGATGGCCTTTCCGATCTCCCAGTCGAAGTCGAGATTCTTCCACACCGGCGGTTCGAACGAGCGGCCGATGCGCACGTACACCGGGCCGTCGTACGCGATCACCGCGGCGGTCGCCTTGGCGGTTTCAAACGCGTCGGCCGGCGCGATGACGGTCATGCCCGCGATCGCACGCATCACGGCGAAATCCTCGGTGCAGTGGTGCGTCGGTCCGGCCTGGCCGAAGGAGGTTCCGGAGTGCGTCGCGATGATTTTCACGTTGCGGCGGTTGTACGCGAGGTCGGTGCGGACATGCTCGGCGCTACGCAGCGCGGCGAACGCGGCGAACGTGGAGACGACGGGGATCAGCCCCGCCTCCGCCATGCCCGACGCCATACCGATCATGTTGTTTTCCTGGATGCCGACGTTGAAAAAGCGCTCGGGGTGCTTTTTCTGGAACGCGCCGATCTTGGTCGATCCGGCAAGGTCCGCGGTGAGCGCGACGATGAGCGGGTTTTCCTCGCCCAGGCGCGTGAGCACCTGCCCGTAGATTTCGCCCTGCGTCATCGTGTCGGCGTCGTCGATGGTCCAGGTCAGGCCGATGGCCATGGCGTCTCCTTGAGGAAATAGGAAATAGGAAATAGATTTTAGAGCGATTATCGGCGGTTCAAATCTCTTGGACAAACGGAGCCGTTTGGTGTTTGCTCCGGTTTTCCCAATCATCGCTCGAAATCTTGGTTGCGCTCCCTTTTCGAATATAGGCTGCTTGCGATTCCTCTATTTCCTGTTTTCTATTTTCTATCTTCTATCTTCTATTTTCTCACTTCTCGTAATATTTCCGAATCGCTTCCATCGCCCGGATCGCCATCTCGTTGTCCAGGCCGCCGTAGTGCCACTTGGGGATCTGCTCCATCCATCCGACGCCGGCGCCCTTTTTGGTTTCGGCGATGATGACCGTGGGCTTTTCCGTTTCCGCGCGGGCGGTCTCGATCGCGTCGAAGATCTGCACAAAATCGTGGCCGTCGATGGTGATGGCGCGCCAGCCGAACGCCTCCCACTTTTTGGCGAACGGCTCGATCGCCATGATCTCCTCGGTCGGCCCGTCGATCGACATGAAGTTGCGATCGACGAACGCGGTGAGGTTCGTGATCTTGAAGTGCGCCGCGCACATCGCGGCCTCCCAGATCGTGCCTTCCTGGCATTCGCCGTCGGACAGGATGACGTAGGTGTGCCAATCGAATCCGCGCAGCCGCGCGCCGAGCGCAAAGCCGAGCGAGATGCCGAACCCGTGCGCGAGCGAACCGGTGGACGCATCCACGCCGGGCACCTTGTGGCGGTCCAGGTGCATGCCGAAACGCGAGCCGGTCTTGCCGAACTTGTCGAGCTCCTCTTCGGGGAAAAAGCCGAGGTCGCCGAGGATGATGCCGTGGCCGAGCCCGCCGTGCCCCTTGGAGAGGATGAAGCGGTCGCGCCCTTCCCACTTGGGGTTTTTCGGATCGACCTTCATGTATTTGTAGTAGAGCGCGACCATGATGTCGGTCTGCGAAAGCGAGCCGCCAAGGTGCCCGCCGCCGGATTTTTCGGTGACCGTCACGATGCGCTCGCGAATCTGGCGCGCCTTCGATTTCAGGCGCGCGATCTCGTCGGCGCGCGAGGGTGCGCCTTCCGCGTGTTCAACCTGCGGCGTCGCCAGTTCCTGGGCCATGTCGCACCTCGATTTCGTGCCCGAACGCCATCCGGGCGGCTTGCGGCCGCCCACGGAGGCGTCCGCATGAGTCGTCCGGGATTCGAACCCGGGACCTACGGATTAAAAGTCCGTTGCTCTACCAACTGAGCTAACGACCCGAGCCCCCCGCTCGGTTCCGTGCATATCGGTTTCGCCGAATCGCGTCAAGGACGCGCCGCGGTTTTATTGTCCTGAGGGCCGCGCAGTCGTGCTGCCCATCCTGAGGGCCGCGTAGTCGTGCTGCCCATCCTGAGGCCCGCGCGGTGGTGTTGTCATCCTGAGGGCCGCGCCGCGGCCCGAAGGATCTCGCCCCGTGCCGGCACGAACGGCGATCCTTCGCCTCGTCCAGGGATGACAAAGCAGGTTGACAAGGCCGCGCGGCGGCGGGCCGACGTGAAATTCGGCGCACCTATGGAATCGCCCCGCAAAATGTTAGGGTACACCGCTTTTATCGCGGCGTTTGGGGACGTCTTTTGTGGGAGGGGAAATGAAATCATCGCGGGCTTGCGCGCTTGTCGTGCGTGTTCTCGTTTTCGTCTTTGTCGTCGCGTTCGGTGCGTCTTGTGAATTCGGAGACGGCGGCGACGCGTCCGGCGAACGCGGCGAAACGGCGTCGCGATCCTCCCTTGAATCGACGCCGGGCTTGGAGCGCAACGACCAAATCGACGCGCGTCCGCCCGCCGAACTCGAAC includes:
- a CDS encoding transketolase family protein — encoded protein: MAIGLTWTIDDADTMTQGEIYGQVLTRLGEENPLIVALTADLAGSTKIGAFQKKHPERFFNVGIQENNMIGMASGMAEAGLIPVVSTFAAFAALRSAEHVRTDLAYNRRNVKIIATHSGTSFGQAGPTHHCTEDFAVMRAIAGMTVIAPADAFETAKATAAVIAYDGPVYVRIGRSFEPPVWKNLDFDWEIGKAIELREGADVTVIACGWCVYHALDAADRLKQQGLSVRVLDMHTIKPLDEEAVMRALVDTRRIITVEDHNVLGGLGSAVADVIAQSGKGCVLKKLGVQDSFTPAGYPEDLMHINKIDADGIEEAIGEVMKRDFEQDEDWEDEI
- a CDS encoding transketolase is translated as MAQELATPQVEHAEGAPSRADEIARLKSKARQIRERIVTVTEKSGGGHLGGSLSQTDIMVALYYKYMKVDPKNPKWEGRDRFILSKGHGGLGHGIILGDLGFFPEEELDKFGKTGSRFGMHLDRHKVPGVDASTGSLAHGFGISLGFALGARLRGFDWHTYVILSDGECQEGTIWEAAMCAAHFKITNLTAFVDRNFMSIDGPTEEIMAIEPFAKKWEAFGWRAITIDGHDFVQIFDAIETARAETEKPTVIIAETKKGAGVGWMEQIPKWHYGGLDNEMAIRAMEAIRKYYEK